ATTTATGATGGGTCACAGTACTTCCCTAATGCTTGGTGGCTCATCTTCTTCCCAGGCCTGGCTATATTTTTAACAGTATTTGGCTTCAACCTACTCGGTGACGTGTTGAGAGACGTGTTAGATCCTAGGACAAGGAGAAGCATTGAGTTCAAGTTGAAGAAGGAGGAGGCGGGCGAGGAGCAGTGAGGTGCAGGGATCCTATAATAGTAGTGAAAAACCTGTATGTAAATTTTTACACGTATGCAGGAATCGTCCAGGCAATAAATGGCGTTTCATTCGAGATTTGCAGGGGAGAGACATATTGCCTTGTAGGGGAAACAGGTTGCGGGAAATCTGTAACTTCAAAAGCACTAACCAGGCTCATACGGTCTCCTGGGAGAATAGAGAAAGGAGAAATACACTATTATCCTGAGCCAGGGAAAAAGGTAGACATTATGAAACTTGCTGAGACGGAATTAAGGGAAATAAGAGGGGATGAGATTTCCTATATATTTCAAGATCCTAGTACTTCTCTAGATCCGTTGTATACTTTGGGTTATCAAATAGCGGAAACTATGGTGTTTCATAATGTAGTCCATGATATTAAGGAAGGTATTAGGAAGGCTGTGAGTGTTCTGAAAAGTGTTATGATGCCAGATTCAGAGACTAGAGTTAAAGCGTTCCCACACGAGCTTAGTGGAGGCTTAAAACAGAGGGGTGCTATAGGTATAAGTCTAGCTAATAAGCCGAGGCTACTTATTGCTGACGAACCGACTACGTCGCTTGACGTGACTATTCAAGCCCAAATAATGGACTTCCTTAGGAAGCTGAAAGAAAAGGAAGGACTAACACTATTATTAATAACTCATAACATGGGGCTTGTTGCAGAGATGTGCGATACTGTTGCTGTTATGTATGCTGGGGAGATAGTTGAGGAGGCTCCGGTTGAGGTATTATTTAAGAACCCGTTACATCCGTATACTAAAGGCCTCCTGAAAGCTGTTCCGGTACATGTAGGTAAGAAGGTGACCCTTCACTCGATACCTGGTACAGTGCCGAATCTAATCTTCCCACCGCCAGGATGCAGGTTCCACCCGAGATGCCCTTATAAATTTGACCCTTGTGACAAGAAGAGACCACCATTGATTGAAGTAGAAAAAGATCACTCAGTTGCTTGCTGGCTGTATGAAGAGAAGAGGTGATGGTGTTGGAGAGTAGGGAAATCTTAAAGTATATGCAGTCTAACCTTGGAAAGCCCTTAGTAGAAGTCGAGGATCTTAGAAAATACTTCCCAGTTAAGGGGATCTTCAGGGTAAAGGGGAACCTCAAAGCAGTTGACGGCATCTCATTCATAGTGCCTAGAGGAAAAACTGTTGGTCTGGTCGGCGAGAGTGGTTGCGGGAAAACTACAACAGGAAAACTAATACTCCGCCTCATAGAGCCTACAGGTGGCCACGTTTATTTCGAGGGTAAAGACGTTTTTAAACTAAAAGGAAAAAACCTCATGAAATTTAGAATGAGAGCCCAAATGGTATTCCAAGATCCATACATGAGTCTTAACCCTAGGAAGACAGTATTCGACTCAATAATAGAGCCAGTCAGGGTTCATAAAATAGAAACTGGAGACCCGCATGAATTTGTAGTTAAACTATTATATGAAGTCGGACTAAACGAGACCCATATATATAGGTATCCTTACGAGTTTAGCGGCGGCCAAAGGCAGAGAATTGCCGTAGCAAGAGTCCTTGCTCTGGAACCTGAATTCATAGTCCTAGACGAACCTACAAGCGCTTTAGATGTCTCTGTACAAGCTCAGATACTTAACATGCTAAAAGACCTCCAAGACAAGAGAGATTTAACATACCTATTCATAAGCCATGACCTAGGAGTAGTACGATACATGAGTGACTATATAGCTGTAATGTACCTCGGTAAAATAGTAGAATTCGGATTAGCCGAGGAGGTATTCGAAAAACCATTACACCCATACACAAAGATGCTGTTTACATCTATGCCTGTCCCAGATCCTGAAGCAGCTAAGAAGAAACCTAAAATGGAAATAAAGGGAGAGCCGCCATCCCCCGTAGACCCACCGCCAGGATGCAGGTTCCACTCGAGATGCCCTTATGTAATGGGTAATTGTATGAGTAATGAACCACCACTTGCCATGGTAGAAAAGGATCACTTTGTAGCTTGTTGGCTCTATGAGAAAAAGTGAGTGTGCTATTAAATGATATTATTACATATTCAATTAAAAGCATCTAAAATATATTATTCTATATAAATATTTTAACTTTAATAGAAAGGTATATAGGAACAAATAAATTATAGTATATAGAACTTGTTAGATCTAATAAATAAAGTTATATAATTAAGGTTTGTTGACGATTTGCCCTATTATGAGAAGGACTATCCGGCCTTTAACTTGGATAGGGTTCCAGAAACCTTTCAAAGAATCAACCGTGATAATAAGGAAGAAAAAGAATGGTGAGTTTAATGAACTCACTTACTTTCTATATGCTATTAGTATTCCACCGATAAGCCCTATCCAAGCTCCGCATGTATAAAATCCTCCGTCGAACGGCAGTGTGATTATTGCTAGTATTGCTACTGTCCATCCAACTGCTTGCGGTGACTTATTGTACCAGTATAGAACGATGAATATTATGATGCTTAAGATAACTTCTGTCCAGCCTACTACTGTAGCACTACCGTAGTGCCATCCATAAAAGTTACCTGTGGCTAGTACAATGGCTCCGTCTATTATTATTAGAAGGGCTCCTATTATTGCAAGCCATAAACCGGTTTTTCCTACTGTGGGTTGTTTCTCTTGTTTCTCTTCAGACATTTTTCTCACCAAACTTATAGTTTTAATGAATTTTAATGTTTATAAAACCTAATGTATATCAAGACAATGAAATTTTTTATTTTAACTAGTATAATTCCCGTGTATTAACAAATGAATAGTTCTATCTTTATGAAAAATTATTTTTAAAAGAATTGTTGTTTTGTTGAAATAATTTTCTAAAATCCTTCCGTATTTATGAGTATGAATGATTAATTCAATGAATTTGTATAAGGTATCATTTCTATAGCTGAGCATTGAATTTAAATTACCGGGATATAATCACTGCTTGACTTCTCGTCGAATTGGAATATAGAATTAAAGTGGTTAAAATGTAGTTAAATATAATTAACTCGGTTTTGGAGCCGCCGCCGGGGTTTGAACCCGGGGCCTCCGCCTTACCGGGGCGGCGCTCTACCGGCTGAGCTACGGCGGCCTCCATTATGCGGGTTTGGATTTATACAAGCTGGGAAATATTAGTTTTGCTTCCCGGGATCACCTGCCTTTATAGGTGTCAACAAGGGTCTTAGCGGCGAAATACAGCAACACTATAGCTAGAATAAACATTAACCCTCTATACACCACTAGACTAATACCACTGGCAAGCCCGCCGGCGGCAGCTAGGAAAGCCAGCCATGCATAGTCCATCCATATATGGCTACCATACATTGCTATCAACCCCTCTCTACCTTTCTTAGAAGCCTCTGTAACCAAGGGGTATCCCACCGTTATCCACCACATTAGGAAATACGGGTTCAAACCTGTTAGCATAGCTCCGACGGATACGGCTCCAAGAGTACCTATGCCGGCTGGATGCGAGTTGACATTAAGAGGATTCAGCTGCATGGATGTCTGGAATAGGAGGTATGAGAAGTAAATCAGGAAAGCTGAGACGAGTAGGTTCATAGGTACTTTAGCTCTCTCCAAGTACTTCTTGGTTTTCTCCATTGAGAAGTAGAGTAAAATGATGTAAGGAAGTTCCACTAGCATATGACCTAGAGCAAGGAATACTCCTCCCAGTATACCGAGTGTGAGACCTGCTGTTACAGCCATGGCTGATAAGGGGCCTGGGCTTAGTGCCCCGCTCGGACTTATTGCAATGGTTAAAGTTGCTATCTTTTTAAGTTCACGCATTGCTCTTCAACTTATCGATAAAAAGAAGGAATAGGTTTTATTTTATAATTTTCCCTGTGTTATTTTCTATTTCTAAGAATAAGTGTAGTTCCAATGGACGTTATCAGAATCACTATGAAGACTTGTATGAAGGGCAGAACCCACATTATACCCGTCTTAGTTATTGTCAGCACTTGAGAGCCAGTCAATAACAATCTTGCACCAATTATCAGTAAAGGAGCGAAAAAACCTGTTAAGATGCCGGCAATAGTAGATTGTTTTACTGTTTTAGACGTAGCTCCTACAACTAGTCCTGCTATGAAAGGTGCAACCAGCGTTATAGTATAGCCTAGAGGTATGTACGCTATTATATAGTACGCTATTAACCCGTACAATACTGCTCCAAGCAGGCCTGGTTCTTTACTAGTTTTCTCCATTCAAACTCACCTCCCAGGGGACAGTGTTATAGTATGTTCTGCTATGTCCTTCAAACTCGCTGGGCTGCTATCCATCCTTATATTGTGATACTCCAGGCTCACCCACTGGAAGTACTGGTCAGTATAATGCCTGCTAAACGGGTTGCCATCGTTACCGCCGGGTAGCATTAGATAGCCTGTACCAGGATCCTTAGGGTTTAGTATTGCTATAAACCTTATACTAGGCCCATGGTTTACAGGAGGCAGACTCTTATAAGGGTTCTTAGGTAGCTGTGGTGCGACATTGATAGTGAAGGCTCCTCCGCTAGCTGGTTCCTTGGGATAGTTGAGCCAGGGGAGTACGCTTCCCATGGCGTGTTGGAAATAGTAATAGTGTATTTTACCCCAAATCCACTTCTGCGGATTGTCTGGTGCCTTATAATAGGATCCAAGTAGTTTCTCTGCTTCATGGAGACGGGTTATGACGAATAGTGACGCATCATTACCAAAGTACTTCTCGAGTTCAGTATTACCGTTAAGTACCTGTTTCAAGCCATAGCTCGTGAACTCTGCTTTGGCGAGGCAGTAATCCATGCCTAGTGACGCCCTCGACATTAGGGGGTACCATGTATTATAATGGACTAACAAAGCCCAGAGGAAGCCTATGCTCGGCTCAGGCTTGTTTTTATCCATAACATAGTTCCACTTGCCAAGCATATTCAGTACTTGTTTATCAAGGTTTGTCAGCTTATCAGGGTGTTTCTCAGCCAATTTGATGAGCGTTGGTACGATATCCTCCATTGCACTGCTCTTTATATCACCCTGTATGTGCATCATATCCTCTATAGTTATACCATTGCTCTTGTACCCGTTCAATAGTTCCTCTATCCTATAGTGTCTATAGTGATCACAATAGTAACTCTGAAGCTCCCATGGATATAAACCATAAGCAAGTATCCTATTATTAGCAGTGGCCACATAGCCCCATGATGGATTAAGTAACCGGGGAATATATGGGAAACTAATGTATCCAACCCATTTGCCTTCATCAGCACTACCGTTGAAAGGTAGCTCGCCATAATCTACTATCTTTATATTACCTTTCTTTAGTATAGGTATGTTATCTCTAACGGGTATGAGGCCAGTAGGACTGTAAAGAATGTTACCTTTATCATCGGCAACTACCGCGTTTTGTATAGCTGCATCAAAATATTGCTGTGCTTTCAAGAAGTCCCAAACGCTTTCTGAGTGATCCATTAGATAAGCCCATACTGGTACTAAACTAGGTTTAAGCCCTGTCCATTGGACGGCATATAGTATTTGTCTTCCCTGGAAATCCTTCTCGAATAATGGTCCATGAACTGTTTCCTTAACAGTTAGATTTACGAGCTTATAACCGGAGCCTTCCTTAACTTTTATTGTCTCAGCTTTCTCCATAGGCTTTATCCATTGTCCATTGTAGTAGTATTCGCCGTTCGAGTTCCACTTATAATAGTACCAGTCAACAACGTCAATGAAGCTGTCTGTAAACCCCCATGCTGCATGAAGCGTTCTCCCTATAATGATGAATGGAACTCCAGGGAAAGCTACACCATAGACGTTTAGCCCTGTATCTTTCGAGACTAAATGCATTTCTATCCATATAGGAGGAACCATCAGGGTTAGGTGGGGATCATTGGCAAGTAACGGGTACCCATATTTTGTTATATTACCACTAACAACCCAGTTGTTAGAAGCCCCAAGGCACCTAGTGTAACCCAATAGTTTATCAACAGTCTTAGAGAGGTTCAATGGAGTAACTGCAACAATATTAGGCGTGTTTATTGGTCCTTTGAATGTCCGTACAAAGGTATGCGGATGAAATGTCTGTGGGTTGATATAGGTATAGTTGTACTTGAATTCCATGCCTTTGAAATCATTAATGTGATCCCAGTAGTGATTGCCATGTATTATTGGTTCATTAAAGTCCTGCTTTAACATGTTGAAGTCGAGGAGTATCTGAGGTCCATTAGCTAATGCTAGATGCAACCTACCTACATCACTATCATCATATGCTAAATCATATATTATCAATTTCGCTACCGCTGCACTGTCAGAAAGCTTCCAGGGTTCTGGTTTCACACCGAGTAGTTTATACTCGACGGGAAGAGAGTCACGATCCTCCGCCCATTTAATATAATCGTTCACACCATTAGTATAGGCTTCAAGCATATCCAATGCTTTCGCAACATTAGGATCCTTTTTAGCCATTTGCTTCATGAGGTTAATGCTGTCCACCGCGCTCTCGTATAGCTGTAGGTTTCTCATAAACTTATCTTGGTTTAATGTTTCATTGCCGAAGAACTCTGATAAGCGACCTGCAACTATTCTCCTCATTAGATCCATTTCAAATAATCTGAACCTAGCCTGCACCCATCCTACTGCAGTAAACAAGTCCTTTTCATTGTCCGCGTAAATATGAGGTACACCCTCTTTATCCACTATAACTGTTACTTTACCTGTTAAACCGGGAATGCTAACCTCGTTAGGGTACTTTGCTTTAACAGGTTCCTCCCATAAACCCTTTACAGGGTCGAAAAGGTAGGGATACGGAGTCCCTTGAGTAAGTGGGAATACCGAGAGGATTATAGCTATTATGAGGAGCAGTGATCCGATTGCTATCTTTGATCCTTTACCAAACCTCAATTCTCTCACCACATTCAAACAAGGTTTAAGGATAGTGCTCGCTAGTTTCATTTTATTACTACTATATATAATATAAAGCTATCATAAAAACCTTGAATTCTATAGAAAACTACGGGTGAAATAAAATAAGCTTGAAGGATGGATCAGGATTTAATAGTAATACCAGCTCTTATAGTCCTCTGGATCTTCCTCAAAGACCTCTGTAGCTCGTCTAAATACATTCTAATAGAGACTATGTCGGTATAAACATATGGGTCAACTAGTTGTATGTTCTTCTCCCACCTTACCTGTAGATATCCCATACAATTATGAGTATAACAATAATGTACCATGGAATACCGTTGAAACTAGTGAAAAAGTGTGTAATCACACATGGTTATAGTGCACTATGGTTCTCACAACTAAAACAGCTTTACCCGCTTATAATGTTCTTTACCACAGCACCTTCCTTTACAACTAACCCTACATTCTCCATTCCAACCAGCAGATTAATATTATCCAAGGGGTTACCCTTAACTGCAATAAAATCAGCAATATAACCCGGCTTCAATAACCCAATTCTATCCTGCAACCCGGCAATATAAGCCGAGTTCACAGTTACGGCAATAATAGCCTCCATCGGGGATAACCCTATCTTCTCAACAAGCAACATTAGCTCAAGACCATTCATCCCATAGACATTATAATCCCTACTATTAATGAAGAAATCGGTTCCAGCAGCTAGCCTCACACCTTGCCTGTAGGCTTTCCGTATATTCGAAATATGCGCGTCATGAGCCTCTCTGGCTTTCTCTAAAGCCCAGCTAGGGAGACCAGAGGCTTCACCGAGCTTCAGTAGTAAATCAACAACCGACAGGGTGGGAATAACAACAGCATTCTTCTCCAAAGCAAGATTAATACCATCTTGGTCAATATAGATTCCATGGGCTATCCTAGTAACTCCAGCCTTCAACGCGTTAACAATACCCTCAGATCCCTCAGCATGGATATGAACGAATCTATTAGCCCTCCTAGCCTCCTCGACAATAGCTCTAATCTCCTCTAGAGTAAACTGGGGATACTCAGGCCTATCCCTCTGAGAAGCAACACCTCCCGTCGTGAATATCTTTATAAAATCAACTCCATTCCTAAGAGCGTACCGTGCAGCTTTTCTACAATCATCTGCACCATCACACAACAAACTCATAAACGGGGATAATAGTCTCGAACTCCTAGCATCAACAAGTTCAACAGGCAGGAAATGAATATCACCATGACCAAAAGTCTGTGAAACAGGATAACCCGAAGCAACTATACGGGGACCCCTAACAGACCCTTCATTTACTGCATCTCTCAAGTGAAGGGCTACCACACTACCGGCATCAACGATAGTAGTGAAACCGGCATCAAGAACCCTACCAATATCAACTATTCCCCTCGCAACAAAAACACCGAAAGGAGTAAGCAGACTCTCCTTTACGTAATCACCGCTCCTGAACCCAGTTATATGCATATGGGCATCAATCAATCCAGGCAGAATAGTATAACCCTTAAGCCAGATAGGCTCAACATTGCTAGGAACCTCCACGGAACCCTGGGTACCCACGGTAGTAACCCTGTTATTCTTCATTACGATGCAACCATTCTCGAAAACTTTACCCAGCTCTCCAGTAAAAACACGGTCGCCGCAATAAACACTAGGCAGAGGCAAATAAATATCACCATTCTAATATGCGTGTTATAGCAGTAAAAAGATTACTAGTCTCAGAAACAAATAAGAATTAACAAATCAATAAACCACAATAAGAAAAGGGCCCGTGGCCTAGCCAGGATAGGGCGCCGGCCTGCGGAGCCGGCGATCCGGGGTTCAAATCCCCGCGGGCCCACCACAAATTAATATGGATGTCTTTACTACTTGACGGGTCAAACCCATATTTTTGCTACAGCCACTAGCCCCCTCATTTCTCCTTTCTTCATTCTTATCATTGCTTCTTGTATATCTTCGAATCGTACTATTTCTTTTTCTATGGTTAGGTTTAGCCTGTTTGCTATTTCTAGGAATTCTCTTCCGTAGTCTCTTCTTACTTGGTATAGTGTTTTGATATTCTTTCCCCAAAGATTTGCTGTATAGTCTCTTATCTCTATTGGTGTCATTGATACTGCTGCTAGAACTAATGTTCCTGATATATCTAGGTTCTCTAATGCTTTTTCAACAAGTTTTCCTGCTGGTGGGAAGAATATTATGGAATCCATTTTCTCAGGCATTCTCTCAGTAGCAATATTTCCCACCCACGTTGCTCCATTATTCCTTGCTATCCTTTTATGTTCCTCGCTTCGAGTACTTACATAGAGATCTATGCCCATGCTCTTAGCTACATGGAGTACGTAGTATGCTGTCGGTCCGAAGCCTACAAGTCCGAGTTTACCACCCTCCTTTACATTGGCTAGTTTAAAGGCGAAATGCCCTGATACACCTGGACACATTAGTGGAGCTAGATCCTCGTCTCTTAGCCTCATTTTATTGAGATTAAAAGCGAAGTCCTCTTTCGCAATAAAGTATTCTGCATATCCTCCGTCTACATCCCATCCAGTCCTCTTTATTTCTGGGCAGTAATTTTCTTCTCCCCTCATACAGTACTTACATTTTCCACAGGTACTGTATAGCCATGTGACTCCGGCTTTATCCCCGGGTTTAAACTTCGTAACACCTTCACCGATTTTATCTACTACTCCCACGATCTCATGCCCAGGTATAACCGGTTTTTTGTGGAGGGGTATGTCGCCCTCGGCGATATGTAGATCGGTTCTGCAGATGCCGCAATAGCTTACCTTTATTCGAATCTCACCTGGATCCGGTTCCGGAGTAGGTATTTCCACAAGCTTCATCGGTTTCTCTTCTATCGGTTTCTGCTCCTCTACGATCCAAGCCTTCACGTTAAACCACCCTGATTGAATATCGTTTTTTGACGCTGTCAAAACTTGTTCTAAGAAGTTTTAAGGCTAGGGGCAGGTACTCCATTATATCTCTAGCCACGATACCATCCTCACCTTTCGCTTCTGCTGCTAAATCACCTGCAAAGCCATGGATGAAAACACCCATTCTAGCGGCTTCTTCGAGGCTTAGACCTAAACCATACATAGCAGCTATAGCTCCCGTTAAAACATCACCGCTTCCGGCCGTAGCCATACCTGAGTTCCCACTCATGTTAATATAGACCCTGTCATCCGGGATAGCTATTTGCGTATGAGCCCCTTTCAATATAATAATAGAATTTAACTCCCTAGCGTATTTCCTAGCAACATTTATTCTATCCTCAACTATATTGCTTATATCTAGGCCAGTTAATCTAGCCATCTCACCGGGATGCGGTGTCAAAATTGTTCCACACTTCCGTTCTCTAATAATACTCGGGTTTCTAGACAAGGCAGTTAACCCATCTCCATCCACTATTAGAGGCTTCTCTATGGCTGGAATAAGTTCTAGCATAAGTTTCTGGGTTTCATTATTCAAAGAAGTTCCAGGACCTAATACAACTATGTCAACAGTGTTGACTAGTTCAAGTATTTCTTCTTTAGCCGAATAACTTATACTCCCATCATCCGTCTCGGGGAGAGGATGGAAAACTACTTCTCTAGCACTAGTTCCTATGAAAGGGGCTACAGAACTTGCTGTTGCGAGTCTTGAGTATCCACCGCCAGCTTTCAAGAATGATAATGACGATAGTAGAGGTGCGCCGTAATATTTTCTTGCTCCGGCGATGAATAATGCTTCACCGAAACTGCCTTTGTGCCCGTCTTTTTTCCTGGGAGGTAGTATTATTGGATCATTCAAATCTATTAATACATTACTACTTTCATAAATAGCGGGTGGGAAGGATATATGGGAGACAACGACTTGCCCACAGTATTCATAACCCGGATACAATATATTCCCTATTTTAGGCAAACCAAACGTTATGGTATACCTAGCTCTCACAGCCTTACCCATAACCTTACCAGTATCACCAGAAATCCCAGAGGGAATATCAATGCTGAAGACTAGTTTATCAGAGCTATTTATCAAATCTATAGCTTCAGCGTAAACACCACCGACGTCTCGGGAAAGCCCTGTTCCAAAAATACCGTCAATGATAGCATCAGCCTCTCTTAGAGCATTCACAACAGCATCATGATCAAAATCCTGAACATCTACCCCTATTTTGCTAGTTATTTCAAAGTTCTCCCCAGCAGGCCCCTTGTATTTTGATGGATTAGTAAGGAGAAATACCTTTACAAACGCACCCATAGAATGCAATTTTCTAGCAACTACTAGAGAGTCTCCTCCATTATTACCCGGTCCAGCAAACACAACGAACCTCTTACCTCTAACATCCCCATAGTGCTGGAGAATAACAAAGTACACAGCATGACCAGCATTCTCCATCAACTGGATGTGACTAATACTATACTTATCCACAGCTATTTTATCCATTCCATGCATTTCCTCGACTGTACTAACCTTCAAAATAATTCACCTAGAAAATTATACCGATTCCAATTTACAGTGTTTGATGGGCAAAAAAGATTTTCACTTAAATTAACCCGATTTTGAAACATCATGATGCGCTATATTGATTTAAGAGTTAGTGGCTATTTAGTTCTAAAAATAATCTGATCGTATGAATATGACGTTTTTAGTTAGTGGAAAAGGGGTTTTAGCTAGGCCCGATTTGAATTGCTATATTCCCCATATTACCTTGTATTTGCATTAGTATTATCAGTTCTATCGAATGATCGGTTGTCTGAGCATATATTCCTAGTTGTGC
This window of the Candidatus Tiamatella incendiivivens genome carries:
- a CDS encoding zinc-binding alcohol dehydrogenase family protein, yielding MKAWIVEEQKPIEEKPMKLVEIPTPEPDPGEIRIKVSYCGICRTDLHIAEGDIPLHKKPVIPGHEIVGVVDKIGEGVTKFKPGDKAGVTWLYSTCGKCKYCMRGEENYCPEIKRTGWDVDGGYAEYFIAKEDFAFNLNKMRLRDEDLAPLMCPGVSGHFAFKLANVKEGGKLGLVGFGPTAYYVLHVAKSMGIDLYVSTRSEEHKRIARNNGATWVGNIATERMPEKMDSIIFFPPAGKLVEKALENLDISGTLVLAAVSMTPIEIRDYTANLWGKNIKTLYQVRRDYGREFLEIANRLNLTIEKEIVRFEDIQEAMIRMKKGEMRGLVAVAKIWV
- a CDS encoding amidohydrolase family protein; translated protein: MPLPSVYCGDRVFTGELGKVFENGCIVMKNNRVTTVGTQGSVEVPSNVEPIWLKGYTILPGLIDAHMHITGFRSGDYVKESLLTPFGVFVARGIVDIGRVLDAGFTTIVDAGSVVALHLRDAVNEGSVRGPRIVASGYPVSQTFGHGDIHFLPVELVDARSSRLLSPFMSLLCDGADDCRKAARYALRNGVDFIKIFTTGGVASQRDRPEYPQFTLEEIRAIVEEARRANRFVHIHAEGSEGIVNALKAGVTRIAHGIYIDQDGINLALEKNAVVIPTLSVVDLLLKLGEASGLPSWALEKAREAHDAHISNIRKAYRQGVRLAAGTDFFINSRDYNVYGMNGLELMLLVEKIGLSPMEAIIAVTVNSAYIAGLQDRIGLLKPGYIADFIAVKGNPLDNINLLVGMENVGLVVKEGAVVKNIISG
- a CDS encoding penicillin acylase family protein; translation: MRFGKGSKIAIGSLLLIIAIILSVFPLTQGTPYPYLFDPVKGLWEEPVKAKYPNEVSIPGLTGKVTVIVDKEGVPHIYADNEKDLFTAVGWVQARFRLFEMDLMRRIVAGRLSEFFGNETLNQDKFMRNLQLYESAVDSINLMKQMAKKDPNVAKALDMLEAYTNGVNDYIKWAEDRDSLPVEYKLLGVKPEPWKLSDSAAVAKLIIYDLAYDDSDVGRLHLALANGPQILLDFNMLKQDFNEPIIHGNHYWDHINDFKGMEFKYNYTYINPQTFHPHTFVRTFKGPINTPNIVAVTPLNLSKTVDKLLGYTRCLGASNNWVVSGNITKYGYPLLANDPHLTLMVPPIWIEMHLVSKDTGLNVYGVAFPGVPFIIIGRTLHAAWGFTDSFIDVVDWYYYKWNSNGEYYYNGQWIKPMEKAETIKVKEGSGYKLVNLTVKETVHGPLFEKDFQGRQILYAVQWTGLKPSLVPVWAYLMDHSESVWDFLKAQQYFDAAIQNAVVADDKGNILYSPTGLIPVRDNIPILKKGNIKIVDYGELPFNGSADEGKWVGYISFPYIPRLLNPSWGYVATANNRILAYGLYPWELQSYYCDHYRHYRIEELLNGYKSNGITIEDMMHIQGDIKSSAMEDIVPTLIKLAEKHPDKLTNLDKQVLNMLGKWNYVMDKNKPEPSIGFLWALLVHYNTWYPLMSRASLGMDYCLAKAEFTSYGLKQVLNGNTELEKYFGNDASLFVITRLHEAEKLLGSYYKAPDNPQKWIWGKIHYYYFQHAMGSVLPWLNYPKEPASGGAFTINVAPQLPKNPYKSLPPVNHGPSIRFIAILNPKDPGTGYLMLPGGNDGNPFSRHYTDQYFQWVSLEYHNIRMDSSPASLKDIAEHTITLSPGR
- a CDS encoding ABC transporter ATP-binding protein; its protein translation is MRCRDPIIVVKNLYVNFYTYAGIVQAINGVSFEICRGETYCLVGETGCGKSVTSKALTRLIRSPGRIEKGEIHYYPEPGKKVDIMKLAETELREIRGDEISYIFQDPSTSLDPLYTLGYQIAETMVFHNVVHDIKEGIRKAVSVLKSVMMPDSETRVKAFPHELSGGLKQRGAIGISLANKPRLLIADEPTTSLDVTIQAQIMDFLRKLKEKEGLTLLLITHNMGLVAEMCDTVAVMYAGEIVEEAPVEVLFKNPLHPYTKGLLKAVPVHVGKKVTLHSIPGTVPNLIFPPPGCRFHPRCPYKFDPCDKKRPPLIEVEKDHSVACWLYEEKR
- a CDS encoding LysE family translocator translates to MRELKKIATLTIAISPSGALSPGPLSAMAVTAGLTLGILGGVFLALGHMLVELPYIILLYFSMEKTKKYLERAKVPMNLLVSAFLIYFSYLLFQTSMQLNPLNVNSHPAGIGTLGAVSVGAMLTGLNPYFLMWWITVGYPLVTEASKKGREGLIAMYGSHIWMDYAWLAFLAAAGGLASGISLVVYRGLMFILAIVLLYFAAKTLVDTYKGR
- a CDS encoding ABC transporter ATP-binding protein, with amino-acid sequence MQSNLGKPLVEVEDLRKYFPVKGIFRVKGNLKAVDGISFIVPRGKTVGLVGESGCGKTTTGKLILRLIEPTGGHVYFEGKDVFKLKGKNLMKFRMRAQMVFQDPYMSLNPRKTVFDSIIEPVRVHKIETGDPHEFVVKLLYEVGLNETHIYRYPYEFSGGQRQRIAVARVLALEPEFIVLDEPTSALDVSVQAQILNMLKDLQDKRDLTYLFISHDLGVVRYMSDYIAVMYLGKIVEFGLAEEVFEKPLHPYTKMLFTSMPVPDPEAAKKKPKMEIKGEPPSPVDPPPGCRFHSRCPYVMGNCMSNEPPLAMVEKDHFVACWLYEKK
- a CDS encoding NAD(P)H-hydrate dehydratase: MKVSTVEEMHGMDKIAVDKYSISHIQLMENAGHAVYFVILQHYGDVRGKRFVVFAGPGNNGGDSLVVARKLHSMGAFVKVFLLTNPSKYKGPAGENFEITSKIGVDVQDFDHDAVVNALREADAIIDGIFGTGLSRDVGGVYAEAIDLINSSDKLVFSIDIPSGISGDTGKVMGKAVRARYTITFGLPKIGNILYPGYEYCGQVVVSHISFPPAIYESSNVLIDLNDPIILPPRKKDGHKGSFGEALFIAGARKYYGAPLLSSLSFLKAGGGYSRLATASSVAPFIGTSAREVVFHPLPETDDGSISYSAKEEILELVNTVDIVVLGPGTSLNNETQKLMLELIPAIEKPLIVDGDGLTALSRNPSIIRERKCGTILTPHPGEMARLTGLDISNIVEDRINVARKYARELNSIIILKGAHTQIAIPDDRVYINMSGNSGMATAGSGDVLTGAIAAMYGLGLSLEEAARMGVFIHGFAGDLAAEAKGEDGIVARDIMEYLPLALKLLRTSFDSVKKRYSIRVV